From Miscanthus floridulus cultivar M001 chromosome 15, ASM1932011v1, whole genome shotgun sequence, the proteins below share one genomic window:
- the LOC136506519 gene encoding probable calcium-binding protein CML36, with product MKLSVPFCGGGSSSSAASPKASKSRRRSKDGKKSGGGSSFSSTASSHECASAVTMPRTVLLPPSPPRASAPGAGSTSRTSSWKPTAVTREELEVALRRVVSSEEELAEMLAEADAGLVVDAVAAAGDEGDLRAAFAVFDADGDGRISAEELRAVLASLGDDCCSVDDCRRMIGGVDADGDGFVCFDEFSRMMMHGL from the coding sequence ATGAAGCTTAGCGTGCCGTTCTGCGgcggcggctcctcctcctccgccgcctctcCCAAGGCGAGCAAGAGCCGGAGACGGTCAAAGGACGGCAAGAAGAGCGGCGGTGGCAGCTCGTTCAGCTCCACCGCGTCCTCCCACGAGTGCGCGTCCGCCGTCACCATGCCGCGCACCGTCCTCCTGCCACCCTCCCCACCGCGAGCGTCGGCGCCCGGGGCGGGCAGCACCAGCAGGACTAGCAGCTGGAAGCCGACGGCGGTGACGCGGGAGGAGCTGGAGGTGGCGCTGCGCCGGGTGGTCTCGAGCGAGGAGGAGCTGGCGGAGATGCTCGCTGAGGCGGATGCCGGGCTCGTCGTCGACGCGGTAGCGGCGGCGGGTGACGAGGGCGACCTCAGGGCGGCGTTCGCGGTGTTCGACGCCGACGGGGACGGCAGGATCTCGGCCGAGGAGCTCCGCGCCGTGCTCGCTTCGCTGGGAGATGACTGCTGCTCCGTTGACGACTGCCGCCGCATGATTGGCGGCGTCGACGCCGACGGCGACGGCTTCGTGTGCTTCGACGAGTTCTCGCGCATGATGATGCATGGGCTGTGA